The genomic interval TTCGTATTTCACAGCGCCTCGGTCTGCCCTGTTGGATAGTTTCGTCACGGTGATCAAAGTTGGAAAAGCCTGTGAAAACGACAAAATGCTCAACCCTATCGGACAGCCAATAGGGTTGAGCATATGTGGTTTTAGTACTAGTGCTTTTCTTTTGGCACGCCGTACTGAAGGTTGAGCTTGGTGATCGTGAAGATCAGGAGCATCAGACCAACTGCGATCATCCAGTAGTGGAAGTACACAACGCCGAATGCAAGGAATCCAACCGCACCGGACATAGCTGCCGGCCAAATGGAGCTTGGGCTGAAGAACCCGAGGGTTCCTGCCTTGTCGGCAACCTCAGCCTCTTCCCAGTCCTCTGGAAGAACATCTACGCGGACTTCAGTGAAGTGAAGGTAGACACCGAGCATAAGCGTCAGACCTGCTGACAGGACCAGGGCCACAGAACCGACCCACTCAACACCTTTAACGCTGCCGCCATCACTAACGTGCATTGTTGCGAAGATGTAGATGACAGCCATTGCGGCCATGAATACGGTCGGGCCGTACATGAGTTTTGCTGAAGACTTCATTTTTTCGCCACTCCTTCTTAAGCGTTGCTCTGAGTGTTTTCGCCGTCGCGGGTTGCGGTGCGATCGGAAACGAATGGGCTAGTGGAAGTAGCGTAAGGAGCTTGACCAATGTGCTCAAGTGCCTGAGCGTTGGTTGCGTCTGGGTTGGAGTCACGGAAGCTGATGTACTCAGCGAAGGAATCGCGATCGACGACACGAAGCTCGAAGTTCATCATTGCGTGGTAAGTACCGCACATTTCTGCACAGCGACCAACGAATGCGCCTTCCTCAGTGATCTCTTCAATCTGGAAGACACGCTGGGACTTGTTTGCCTCAGGGTGTGCGTAAGCATCTCGCTTGAAGAGGAACTCTGGAACCCAGAAGGAGTGTGCAACGTCAGCAGATGCGAGGTTGAACTCGATTGGGGTGTTCACAGGAAGAACCATCACTGGGATTTCATCAGTGGTTCCGAGGGTTTCAATTCGGTTGAACTCAAGGTAAGAAACGTCAGACTTTGAGTTGCCGTGAATTGGGTTATCTCCAGAAGGATCCTTCTTGGAAGCCTCGGCAGCTGCCTGACGCTCCGGGTCGCTTCCTTGGTAATCCTGTCCACCAGGTGCCAGTGAGCCATCAATTTCGGAGTATCCGAACTTCCAGTTCCACTGGTAAGCGGTGACGTCCACGGTAACCTCTGGGTTCTTATCCAGAGCGGTGACCTTGTCCTGAGTTTGAACGGTGAAGAAGAACAGCACCATAACAATGATGATCGGAACGATCGTCAGAACGAGCTCAAGTGGAACGTTGTACTGGAGCTGCTTAGGGAATTCACCCTCGCCGCGCTTTTCAGCCCTCTTTGCGCCCCAGGCAAAGATGGCGGTGAGGAATAGACCCCACATGATGATGCCGATGATCCAGGCAGCAACCCAGACCCATGACCAGAAGTTACCCATGGCCACTGCTTCAGGGGTAATGCCATCAGGCCAACCCATACGTAGGAAATCTCCAAGCACACCGCCAGGAGGGGCGACTTCACAGCCTGCCATGGCGAGGCCACCTAAGCCCAAGACACCGCCAAGCAGGGCCTTGCGCTTTAAACCACGCTTATTTTGCTGTTCCACGTGTGTTCTGCCTTCCTGTCCACACAAAAACCAGAGACCTTACGGTCATTTCTATCTTCGCAGAATAGCCTATTTGCCAGCCGATTCCATATCTTGTGTTTGGTGGAAATATCTTCGTGGGTTTCGTTTTTAGGGGCGTCAAATGTCTTTCAACTGCAACGATATGCCCGAATCCTCAGGTGGAATACCTAAAGTCTAGGCAATTGGTGTATGCCACGTCACAGACCATCAACCTTTTGATTGCCCTTGAAATTCCCCCACCCTTACCCCCTACGTTCCTACAAGGTGCATGTATTAGGAAATCAATCTGGTTTTCAGGAACCTTTGAGAATGCTGCAATAGTCAGCTGACGCACGTTGCTTGAGGGAGCTTTCGTCAATTTTGGCGTGCCCTTTTCACCTCAGATGTAACTTCGCCGTATCGTTGACACGAGATTTAACAAATGCAGCGTCTTATTTCTTCCAACAAAATTTCTTTGCGATTTAAGGCGCCTTTTATTTCAGGAGGATTTTTCAATCATGTGCGGCCTTCTTGGCATATTGACTGCAAATGGGAACGCTGAAGCATTCGTTCCTGCACTCGAGCGGGCCTTGCCATGCATGCGCCACCGTGGTCCTGACGATGCCGGCACTTGGCATGACGCCGATGCAGCGTTTGGATTCAACCGCCTCTCCATCATTGATATTGCACACTCCCACCAACCACTGCGTTGGGGACCTGCGGATGAACCCGACCGCTACGCAATGACTTTCAACGGTGAGATCTACAACTACGTTGAGCTGCGTAAAGAGCTCTCGGATTTGGGATATGCCTTTAATACTTCTGGCGATGGCGAGCCAATTGTTGTCGGTTTCCACCACTGGGGCGAGTCCGTGGTCGAGCATCTCCGCGGAATGTTCGGCATTGCCATTTGGGATACAAAGGAAAAGTCGCTTTTCCTTGCGCGTGATCAGTTCGGCATTAAGCCACTGTTCTACGCAACCACCGAGCATGGCACCGTGTTCTCCTCAGAGAAGAAGACCATCTTGGAGATGGCCGAGGAGATGAATCTAGATCTGGGCCTTGATAAGCGCACCATTGAGCACTACGTGGACTTGCAGTACGTGCCCGAGCCAGATACCCTTCACGCGCAGATTTCCCGCTTGGAGTCAGGCTGCACCGCAACAGTTCGTCCGGGCGGCAAGCTGGAACAGAAGCGTTACTTCAAGCCTCAGTTCCCAGTACAGAAGGTCGTAAAGGGTAAGGAGCAGGACCTCTTCGATCGCATTGCCCAGGTGTTGGAGGATAGCGTCGAAAAGCATATGCGTGCCGACGTGACCGTAGGCTCGTTCCTTTCCGGCGGCATTGACTCAACCGCAATTGCGGCGCTTGCAAAGCGCCACAACCCTGACCTGCTCACCTTCACCACCGGTTTCGAGCGTGAAGGCTACTCGGAGGTCGATGTGGCTGCGGAGTCCGCCGCTGCGATTGGCGCTGAGCACATCGTGAAGATTGTCTCGCCTGAGGAATACGCCAACGCGATTCCTAAGATCATGTGGTACTTGGATGATCCTGTAGCTGACCCATCATTGGTCCCGCTGTACTTCGTGGCAGCGGAAGCACGTAAGCACGTCAAGGTTGTGCTGTCTGGCGAGGGCGCAGATGAGCTGTTCGGTGGATACACCATTTACAAGGAGCCGCTATCGCTTGCTCCATTTGAGAAGATCCCTTCCCCACTACGTAAAGGCCTGGGAAAGCTCAGCAAGGTTCTGCCAGACGGCATGAAGGGCAAGTCCCTTCTTGAGCGTGGCTCCATGACCATGGAAGAGCGCTACTACGGCAACGCTCGCTCCTTCAATTTCGAGCAGATGCAACGCGTTATTCCATGGGCAAAGCGCGAATGGGACCACCGCGAAGTCACTGCGCCGATCTACGCACAGTCCCGCAACTTTGATCCAGTAGCCCGCATGCAACACCTGGATCTGTTCACCTGGATGCGCGGCGACATCCTGGTCAAGGCTGACAAGATCAACATGGCGAACTCCCTTGAGCTGCGAGTTCCATTCTTGGATAAGGAAGTTTTCAAGGTTGCAGAGACCATTCCTTACGACCTGAAGATTGCCAACGGTACCACCAAGTACGCGCTGCGCAGGGCACTCGAGCAGATTGTTCCGCCTCACGTTTTGCACCGCAAGAAGCTGGGCTTCCCTGTTCCCATGCGCCACTGGCTTGCCGGCGATGAGCTGTTCGGTTGGGCGCAGGACACCATCAAGGAATCCGGTACTGAAGATATCTTCAACAAGCAGGCTGTGCTGGATATGCTGAACGAGCACCGCGATGGCGTGTCAGATCATTCCCGTCGACTGTGGACTGTTCTGTCATTTATGGTGTGGCACGGCATTTTTGTGGAAAACCGCATTGATCCACAGATTGAGGACCGCTCCTACCCAGTCGAGCTTTAAGTCTTAAAGCCTAAACCCCCTCCTTCTCAAGGAGGGGGTTTCACTATTTCCTGAGGACAAAGCAATTACGCCAGCAAACACAAAAGCTCGGCCGTAAACAATGCGTCCAGGGCCGAGCCTTTATTCCTACATAACGGAATCTCTTTAGTTGAAGGAGTCACCACAAGCGCAAGAGCTGCCTGCGTTTGGGTTGTCGATGGTGAAGCCCTGCTGCTCGATGGTGTCAGCGAAGTCGATCTGAGCGCCGAGCAAGTATGGGGTGCTCATCTTGTCAACGACAAGGCGAACGCCACCGACGATGTCTTCCTTATCGCCATCAAGGGTGCGGTCGTCGAAGTAAAGCTGGTAACGAAGGCCAGAGCAGCCGCCAGGCTGAACGGCGATACGCAGAGAGAGGTCGTCGCGGCCTTCCTGATCGATGAGTGCCTTAGCTTTGGACGCTGCGGAC from Corynebacterium glutamicum ATCC 13032 carries:
- a CDS encoding aa3-type cytochrome oxidase subunit IV; amino-acid sequence: MKSSAKLMYGPTVFMAAMAVIYIFATMHVSDGGSVKGVEWVGSVALVLSAGLTLMLGVYLHFTEVRVDVLPEDWEEAEVADKAGTLGFFSPSSIWPAAMSGAVGFLAFGVVYFHYWMIAVGLMLLIFTITKLNLQYGVPKEKH
- a CDS encoding aa3-type cytochrome oxidase subunit II produces the protein MEQQNKRGLKRKALLGGVLGLGGLAMAGCEVAPPGGVLGDFLRMGWPDGITPEAVAMGNFWSWVWVAAWIIGIIMWGLFLTAIFAWGAKRAEKRGEGEFPKQLQYNVPLELVLTIVPIIIVMVLFFFTVQTQDKVTALDKNPEVTVDVTAYQWNWKFGYSEIDGSLAPGGQDYQGSDPERQAAAEASKKDPSGDNPIHGNSKSDVSYLEFNRIETLGTTDEIPVMVLPVNTPIEFNLASADVAHSFWVPEFLFKRDAYAHPEANKSQRVFQIEEITEEGAFVGRCAEMCGTYHAMMNFELRVVDRDSFAEYISFRDSNPDATNAQALEHIGQAPYATSTSPFVSDRTATRDGENTQSNA
- the asnB gene encoding asparagine synthase (glutamine-hydrolyzing) codes for the protein MCGLLGILTANGNAEAFVPALERALPCMRHRGPDDAGTWHDADAAFGFNRLSIIDIAHSHQPLRWGPADEPDRYAMTFNGEIYNYVELRKELSDLGYAFNTSGDGEPIVVGFHHWGESVVEHLRGMFGIAIWDTKEKSLFLARDQFGIKPLFYATTEHGTVFSSEKKTILEMAEEMNLDLGLDKRTIEHYVDLQYVPEPDTLHAQISRLESGCTATVRPGGKLEQKRYFKPQFPVQKVVKGKEQDLFDRIAQVLEDSVEKHMRADVTVGSFLSGGIDSTAIAALAKRHNPDLLTFTTGFEREGYSEVDVAAESAAAIGAEHIVKIVSPEEYANAIPKIMWYLDDPVADPSLVPLYFVAAEARKHVKVVLSGEGADELFGGYTIYKEPLSLAPFEKIPSPLRKGLGKLSKVLPDGMKGKSLLERGSMTMEERYYGNARSFNFEQMQRVIPWAKREWDHREVTAPIYAQSRNFDPVARMQHLDLFTWMRGDILVKADKINMANSLELRVPFLDKEVFKVAETIPYDLKIANGTTKYALRRALEQIVPPHVLHRKKLGFPVPMRHWLAGDELFGWAQDTIKESGTEDIFNKQAVLDMLNEHRDGVSDHSRRLWTVLSFMVWHGIFVENRIDPQIEDRSYPVEL
- a CDS encoding HesB/IscA family protein; protein product: MTAPSTNTGVILTESAASKAKALIDQEGRDDLSLRIAVQPGGCSGLRYQLYFDDRTLDGDKEDIVGGVRLVVDKMSTPYLLGAQIDFADTIEQQGFTIDNPNAGSSCACGDSFN